One window from the genome of Vibrio vulnificus NBRC 15645 = ATCC 27562 encodes:
- a CDS encoding FimV/HubP family polar landmark protein: MRQIFKRLLAPLLLMTALPTSVSQADGIRLVGPTGEVQSSPSFSEQVERANSPLPVSDEPSRFYGPTSANETLWSIASKLRPANNVSVQQTLLAIYRLNPQAFENQNIHSLVPGSTLRVPSLAQVRSASTEQAVTVMKAHQDKLNATPRPIAPTPVTRPVKVTPATPAQAVSETVKVEPQIDTTPVKTPEVPQVKTLEKQLEMSESELTALEEKNHNLRLMLAEVQSEVDGLKTELGDENRIRSEVEKLLAEEKAKLEEQQRMQPSAFDQFLSNGWMVAAAALIPGALIGLLIVMLLGRRKEAEPSASETQTEAPLTPPPMSDSDLDDLTDDLTLDDDLFSDSDDNSELLFDDSMGEDENDVFGDLDDSDLDFNLEGEDGEDPFASIGDDGDLDTDFDDFDSSNNGISVKGSDKALGLEEMERALDEVSPELEITDDEESDFDLSGENVGMSEDDLAELLASDEPTEDLGDSALDQSMLDDLFSNLGDDDEADEFDLGLDEDSAAAPTENKQMSDAMSGTMASDEDIDQLLAQFDEPVIDESELDTQSSLDELESLLESGADDTQDDLSTSLLDEMLEQASDDEVSLDPLDELEALAGLSDDEIEVSLTDTELLDELLEADEEESLDEFDPLSELEELAAFGQDEVVPELDENSTDLLDELLESAPESDESLEWPEEELVTAEESDLFDELIGLDESDKAQKDDAAEPFDFAAELDAALDSSEDFVELSVSEPAIEEGNAEGDLVDNSAIDDLLDDVLPLEEASPKQDEQAAEVEELVEAIDSSMAGDEFEPTEFNSSHFVEDLANVAPTLDPLLDAFPEDIEEGSNAEAELDTDPQPLQESLDDSSEALLEEAAPSEPVLPSSDPLADLPLEEGESGDADDIDDQDDQDDDWLQAAIDEVESPLDSIDEYQSTTQTETSEQELLSDHEIATTTPELDVEESQEPQEEDWLQSAIDEVESPHIDLEQHEVDSDEHLASTPLATEVTEEALDEHPDDAMLSELDDTPAQDDELVDLVDDIAEPVSTDAEALLAQDIEDAQALEAPSAEMPLEEPVLETPTPNAVPNEFGTPIEEDWAEAETLFDGLATDSELPQTQQEESLAGLTEAESTAEQDDSLNDLELLEFDEDDALEALADESVQEANAVLGEDAIGLDELALTEFGEDDELSVLADEPGFAEPSLESELEDIDLDELDFPEFGEEEALASLEEEPMLSEVELSESDLATPPIDETELLEQAESAVTDLDDIEFDENELPEFGEEDALSAMADEPSLADFELDEPVAEGEIDLADEVDFDELELPEFGEDEALAAMADEPSYDAPVVEEDAFAAEEPAVESETTSDESTLDDVLEPSEAATDNAKSAEEQVQAETTDDAFDFDELELPEFGEDEALAAMADEPSYDAPVVEEPAVESEITSDESALDDMLEPSKAATDNVESAEEQAQVETTDDAFDVDELELPEFGEDEALAAMADEPSYDAPVVEEDAFAAEEPAVESETTSDESTLDDVLEPSKAATDNVESAKEQAQVETTDDAFDVDELELPEFGEDEALAAMVDEPSYDAPVVEEEAFAAEEPAVESEVTSEESALGEELEPSEAATDNVESAKEQAQVETTDDAFDVDELELPEFGEDEAAEAVASEPNIEPDAEPEAESDDFEIDDIELPEFGEEDAIVSVAEELDEAPITSEPEEQDYHFDSLELPSIEESGELNTVNKPHINPSSYEEQDALFDVFAQEAGFNIAEEEVLHSEFDEAAMADLLSEEALDDNFFPESPDDEMAASAGMDIEAMLEVGGDDWNGFKLPDTPSAEVTSDVPADEREIWSSEEALRQPNIDEENWAEQDDFDPKKNQYMTIDELMAQVDGDEVEFEEEDLKLDVGLDEFPDVIGDISNVDVDENAEAAGKLDLAKIYIEMNDAEGAIKLLEEAIVYGDDVVRREAKNLIDMINGR, encoded by the coding sequence ATGCGTCAAATTTTTAAGCGCCTGTTAGCCCCTTTACTGCTAATGACTGCGCTACCGACATCAGTTTCACAAGCGGACGGCATTCGATTAGTCGGTCCTACTGGTGAAGTGCAATCATCGCCAAGTTTTTCAGAACAAGTTGAGCGTGCCAACTCGCCACTGCCTGTTTCCGACGAACCCTCTCGTTTCTATGGCCCAACAAGTGCAAACGAAACCTTGTGGTCAATCGCCAGTAAATTACGCCCCGCAAATAACGTCTCGGTACAACAAACTCTCTTAGCCATTTACCGATTAAACCCGCAGGCGTTTGAAAACCAAAATATTCACAGCTTAGTGCCAGGTAGTACCTTACGTGTACCGTCGCTCGCACAAGTGCGCAGCGCCTCAACCGAGCAAGCGGTCACGGTGATGAAAGCACATCAGGATAAGCTCAATGCGACTCCTCGTCCTATTGCGCCAACGCCAGTTACTCGCCCAGTCAAAGTGACGCCAGCGACACCAGCCCAGGCAGTGAGCGAAACGGTGAAGGTGGAGCCCCAAATCGACACCACGCCAGTGAAAACACCAGAGGTTCCTCAAGTGAAAACGCTTGAGAAACAGCTCGAGATGTCCGAAAGCGAACTAACCGCTCTGGAAGAAAAGAACCACAATTTGCGTTTGATGTTGGCGGAAGTTCAGTCCGAAGTGGATGGATTGAAAACCGAGCTGGGTGATGAAAACCGTATTCGTTCTGAAGTCGAGAAGTTACTCGCGGAAGAAAAGGCGAAGCTTGAAGAACAGCAACGCATGCAACCGTCGGCGTTTGATCAATTCTTATCAAATGGCTGGATGGTGGCTGCCGCTGCCCTGATTCCTGGGGCATTGATCGGCCTTTTGATTGTGATGTTGCTAGGGCGCCGCAAAGAAGCGGAACCAAGCGCAAGTGAAACACAAACTGAAGCGCCATTAACACCACCGCCAATGTCAGATTCGGATCTGGACGATCTGACCGATGATCTCACCCTCGATGATGACCTCTTCAGCGACAGCGATGACAATAGCGAGTTGCTGTTTGATGACTCTATGGGAGAAGACGAAAACGACGTCTTTGGTGATCTTGACGACAGTGATCTCGATTTCAATCTTGAAGGCGAAGATGGTGAAGACCCATTTGCTAGCATCGGTGATGACGGCGATTTGGATACTGACTTCGACGACTTTGACTCATCAAACAACGGCATCAGTGTTAAAGGTTCTGACAAAGCGCTTGGTCTTGAAGAGATGGAGCGTGCGCTGGATGAAGTCAGTCCAGAGCTGGAAATCACTGACGACGAAGAGAGTGACTTTGACCTTTCTGGTGAAAACGTCGGCATGTCAGAAGATGACTTAGCGGAGTTGCTGGCGTCCGATGAACCGACGGAAGACCTAGGTGATTCAGCCCTTGACCAGTCAATGCTTGATGATCTGTTCTCCAACTTGGGTGACGATGATGAAGCCGACGAATTTGATTTAGGTTTAGATGAAGATAGCGCGGCTGCACCAACTGAAAACAAACAGATGTCTGATGCAATGTCTGGAACGATGGCGTCAGATGAAGATATTGATCAGCTGCTGGCTCAGTTTGATGAGCCAGTCATTGATGAATCAGAACTGGACACGCAAAGCAGCCTAGACGAATTAGAGTCGCTATTGGAGTCTGGCGCTGACGACACGCAAGACGACTTATCCACCTCATTGTTAGATGAGATGCTGGAACAGGCTTCAGATGATGAAGTGAGCCTCGATCCTCTTGATGAGCTCGAAGCTCTGGCGGGTCTAAGTGACGATGAGATTGAGGTATCGTTAACTGACACCGAGCTGCTTGATGAGTTACTCGAAGCGGACGAAGAAGAATCACTTGATGAATTTGATCCACTCAGTGAGTTAGAGGAGCTCGCGGCCTTTGGTCAAGATGAGGTTGTGCCTGAGCTGGATGAAAACAGCACCGATTTGCTCGATGAGTTACTTGAAAGCGCGCCAGAGAGTGATGAGTCGCTGGAATGGCCAGAAGAAGAGCTGGTAACGGCAGAGGAAAGCGATCTCTTTGACGAACTGATTGGCTTAGATGAGAGCGACAAAGCTCAAAAGGACGATGCCGCAGAGCCGTTCGATTTTGCAGCAGAACTGGATGCGGCATTGGATTCATCAGAAGATTTTGTTGAACTGTCCGTTTCTGAACCTGCGATTGAAGAGGGGAATGCAGAAGGTGACTTGGTAGACAACTCTGCCATTGATGATCTATTGGATGACGTTCTCCCTCTCGAGGAAGCGTCGCCTAAGCAAGATGAACAGGCTGCAGAGGTCGAAGAACTTGTAGAGGCCATCGATAGTTCAATGGCCGGCGATGAATTTGAACCAACAGAATTCAATAGTAGCCATTTTGTTGAAGATTTGGCTAACGTTGCGCCGACGCTTGATCCACTGCTAGATGCATTCCCAGAGGATATTGAAGAAGGCAGCAACGCTGAAGCAGAACTGGATACTGATCCTCAGCCCTTGCAAGAGTCGCTTGATGATTCATCAGAAGCACTGCTTGAAGAAGCGGCTCCGTCTGAACCTGTCTTACCTTCTTCAGACCCGCTTGCCGATCTGCCATTGGAAGAGGGGGAAAGTGGTGATGCCGATGACATCGATGATCAAGATGACCAAGATGATGATTGGTTGCAAGCCGCCATTGATGAGGTAGAAAGCCCACTTGATTCAATTGATGAGTATCAGTCTACAACGCAGACGGAAACTTCAGAGCAAGAACTGCTTTCCGACCATGAGATAGCGACAACGACACCTGAGCTTGATGTTGAGGAATCACAAGAGCCGCAGGAAGAAGACTGGCTACAAAGTGCGATTGATGAAGTTGAATCACCACACATTGATTTAGAGCAGCATGAGGTCGATTCAGATGAGCACTTAGCATCGACTCCTTTGGCTACAGAGGTCACTGAAGAAGCGTTAGATGAGCATCCTGATGATGCCATGCTTTCAGAGCTCGATGACACACCAGCTCAAGACGATGAGCTTGTGGATCTTGTTGATGACATCGCAGAGCCTGTTTCAACTGACGCAGAAGCGCTGTTGGCACAGGATATTGAGGATGCTCAAGCACTCGAGGCTCCTTCTGCGGAGATGCCTTTAGAAGAGCCCGTTCTTGAAACACCGACACCAAATGCAGTGCCAAATGAGTTTGGCACTCCTATTGAAGAAGATTGGGCAGAGGCAGAGACTCTTTTTGATGGTCTAGCAACCGACAGCGAACTGCCACAAACACAACAAGAAGAATCGCTAGCAGGATTGACAGAGGCTGAATCGACGGCGGAACAGGACGACAGTCTTAATGACTTAGAACTGTTGGAGTTCGATGAAGACGATGCTTTGGAAGCCTTAGCTGATGAGTCAGTACAAGAAGCCAATGCGGTTCTCGGTGAAGATGCGATCGGCTTGGATGAGTTAGCGCTCACCGAATTTGGCGAAGATGACGAGTTGTCTGTGCTAGCCGATGAGCCTGGTTTTGCAGAACCTTCTCTTGAGAGTGAGCTTGAAGACATTGATCTTGACGAACTTGATTTCCCTGAGTTTGGCGAAGAAGAAGCGTTAGCATCTCTTGAAGAGGAGCCGATGCTTTCTGAGGTCGAATTGTCTGAGTCGGATTTGGCGACGCCACCAATCGACGAAACAGAGTTACTAGAGCAAGCTGAAAGCGCGGTGACCGATCTCGACGACATTGAGTTTGATGAGAATGAACTACCGGAATTCGGTGAAGAAGACGCACTGTCTGCAATGGCAGATGAACCATCACTCGCAGACTTTGAATTAGATGAGCCTGTTGCAGAGGGTGAAATCGACCTTGCTGATGAGGTTGACTTTGACGAACTAGAACTGCCAGAGTTTGGCGAAGACGAAGCACTGGCCGCGATGGCAGACGAGCCTTCTTACGATGCTCCGGTGGTGGAAGAGGACGCGTTTGCAGCTGAAGAGCCAGCCGTTGAATCCGAAACCACAAGTGACGAGTCCACGCTAGATGACGTGCTTGAGCCAAGCGAAGCGGCAACTGACAATGCAAAAAGTGCAGAAGAGCAAGTTCAAGCCGAAACAACGGACGATGCGTTCGACTTTGACGAGCTAGAACTGCCAGAGTTTGGCGAAGACGAAGCACTGGCCGCGATGGCAGATGAGCCTTCTTACGATGCTCCGGTTGTGGAAGAGCCAGCCGTTGAATCCGAAATCACAAGTGACGAGTCCGCGTTAGATGACATGCTTGAGCCAAGCAAAGCGGCAACTGACAACGTAGAAAGTGCAGAAGAGCAAGCTCAAGTCGAAACAACGGACGATGCGTTCGACGTTGACGAGCTAGAACTGCCAGAGTTTGGTGAAGACGAAGCACTGGCCGCGATGGCAGATGAGCCTTCTTACGATGCTCCGGTGGTGGAAGAGGACGCGTTTGCAGCTGAAGAGCCAGCCGTTGAATCCGAAACCACAAGTGACGAGTCCACGCTAGATGACGTGCTTGAGCCAAGCAAAGCGGCAACTGACAACGTAGAAAGTGCAAAAGAGCAAGCTCAAGTCGAAACAACGGACGATGCGTTCGACGTTGACGAGCTAGAACTGCCAGAGTTTGGTGAAGACGAAGCACTGGCCGCGATGGTAGACGAGCCTTCTTACGATGCTCCGGTTGTGGAAGAGGAAGCGTTTGCAGCTGAAGAGCCAGCCGTTGAATCTGAAGTGACAAGCGAAGAGTCCGCGTTAGGTGAAGAGCTTGAGCCAAGCGAAGCGGCAACTGACAACGTAGAAAGTGCAAAAGAGCAAGCTCAAGTCGAAACAACGGACGATGCGTTCGACGTTGACGAACTAGAGCTGCCTGAGTTTGGCGAAGATGAGGCAGCAGAAGCGGTTGCCAGTGAGCCAAATATCGAACCTGACGCTGAGCCTGAAGCAGAATCAGATGACTTTGAAATTGATGATATCGAACTGCCAGAATTTGGCGAAGAAGATGCCATTGTTTCGGTTGCAGAGGAGCTCGACGAAGCGCCAATTACCTCCGAGCCAGAAGAGCAAGATTATCATTTTGACTCTTTAGAATTACCATCGATAGAAGAGAGTGGCGAGTTAAATACGGTTAACAAACCGCATATCAATCCTTCTTCTTATGAAGAACAAGATGCCCTATTTGATGTTTTTGCTCAGGAAGCGGGCTTCAATATCGCAGAAGAAGAGGTACTTCATTCTGAATTTGATGAAGCAGCGATGGCGGATCTGCTTTCGGAAGAGGCTTTGGATGATAACTTCTTCCCAGAATCGCCCGATGATGAAATGGCTGCCAGTGCTGGTATGGACATTGAAGCGATGTTGGAAGTCGGCGGCGATGACTGGAATGGCTTTAAACTACCGGATACCCCATCAGCGGAAGTAACGAGTGATGTACCAGCTGACGAGCGTGAAATCTGGAGCTCAGAAGAAGCCCTCAGACAACCCAATATTGATGAGGAAAACTGGGCCGAACAAGACGACTTTGATCCGAAGAAAAACCAATACATGACGATTGACGAGCTCATGGCTCAAGTGGATGGTGATGAAGTGGAGTTCGAAGAGGAAGATCTCAAACTGGATGTCGGTCTCGATGAATTTCCTGATGTGATTGGGGATATTAGCAACGTGGATGTGGATGAAAACGCAGAAGCGGCGGGTAAGCTTGATTTGGCGAAGATTTACATCGAAATGAACGATGCGGAAGGGGCAATCAAACTGCTCGAAGAAGCGATTGTTTATGGTGATGATGTGGTTCGTCGTGAAGCGAAAAATCTCATTGATATGATTAACGGCCGTTAA
- the truA gene encoding tRNA pseudouridine(38-40) synthase TruA → MRIALGIEYNGTDYFGWQRQREVDSVQEKLEKALSKVANHPVEVQCAGRTDAGVHGTGQVVHFDTNVERKMVAWTMGANANLPKDIAVRWAKEVPDEFHARFSATARRYRYIIFNHALRPGILGSGVSHYHGDLDEKKMHEAGQYLLGENDFTSFRAVQCQSLSPFRNMMHLNVTRHGHYVVIDIKANAFVHHMVRNITGSLIMVGRGEQDPEWIKWLLEAKDRKLAGPTAKAEGLYLVDVDYPEEFDLPRESIGPLFLPDNLN, encoded by the coding sequence ATGAGAATTGCATTAGGCATCGAATACAATGGCACTGACTATTTCGGTTGGCAGCGTCAACGTGAAGTCGACAGTGTTCAAGAAAAGCTGGAGAAGGCGTTATCGAAAGTGGCGAACCATCCAGTAGAAGTACAATGTGCAGGTCGCACCGATGCAGGGGTTCACGGTACTGGGCAAGTGGTTCACTTCGATACCAATGTTGAGCGTAAAATGGTTGCTTGGACCATGGGGGCCAATGCGAACTTACCCAAAGATATCGCAGTACGTTGGGCGAAAGAAGTACCAGATGAGTTCCATGCGCGTTTTTCAGCAACCGCACGCCGCTATCGCTATATCATTTTTAACCATGCATTGCGTCCTGGTATTCTGGGCTCAGGGGTAAGCCATTATCATGGCGACCTTGATGAGAAAAAAATGCATGAGGCGGGGCAATATTTGTTGGGGGAGAACGACTTTACTTCGTTCCGCGCAGTTCAATGCCAATCATTAAGCCCGTTTCGTAACATGATGCATTTGAATGTGACACGTCACGGCCACTATGTGGTGATCGACATCAAAGCCAATGCCTTTGTGCACCACATGGTGCGCAACATTACCGGCAGTTTAATTATGGTTGGTCGTGGGGAGCAAGATCCAGAGTGGATCAAATGGTTGCTCGAAGCGAAAGATCGTAAGCTCGCCGGTCCGACGGCCAAAGCCGAAGGTTTGTATCTCGTTGATGTGGACTACCCTGAAGAGTTCGATTTACCTCGCGAGTCGATCGGCCCGTTGTTTTTGCCCGATAATTTGAACTAA
- the accD gene encoding acetyl-CoA carboxylase, carboxyltransferase subunit beta, with protein MSWLEKILEKSNIVSSRKASIPEGVWTKCTSCEQVLYHAELERNLEVCPKCNHHMRMKARRRLETFLDEGNRVELGGELEPQDKLKFKDSKRYKERIAAAQKSSGEKDALVAMKGELLGMPIVACAFEFSFMGGSMGSVVGARFVRAVEAAMENNCALVCFSASGGARMQEALMSLMQMAKTSAALERLSAKGLPFISVMTDPTMGGVSASLAMLGDINIGEPKALIGFAGRRVIEQTVREDLPEGFQRSEFLLEHGAIDMIVDRREMRQRVGGLIAKLTNHKSPLVVSVNDSPNEAAYSVPEANEKG; from the coding sequence ATGAGTTGGCTTGAAAAGATTTTAGAAAAAAGCAACATCGTAAGCTCACGTAAAGCGTCTATCCCTGAGGGTGTGTGGACGAAATGTACTTCATGTGAGCAAGTTCTGTATCACGCGGAGCTTGAGCGTAACCTTGAAGTGTGTCCTAAGTGTAATCACCACATGCGTATGAAAGCGCGTCGTCGTCTAGAAACATTTTTGGACGAAGGCAATCGCGTAGAGCTAGGTGGTGAACTTGAACCGCAAGATAAACTGAAGTTTAAAGACTCTAAGCGTTATAAAGAGCGTATCGCAGCAGCGCAGAAGAGCAGCGGTGAGAAAGACGCCCTTGTTGCGATGAAAGGTGAATTGCTAGGCATGCCTATTGTCGCTTGTGCGTTTGAGTTCTCATTTATGGGTGGTTCAATGGGTTCTGTTGTCGGCGCGCGTTTCGTACGTGCTGTTGAAGCGGCAATGGAAAACAATTGTGCACTCGTTTGTTTCTCTGCAAGTGGTGGTGCGCGCATGCAAGAGGCTTTGATGTCTCTCATGCAAATGGCGAAAACCAGTGCGGCGTTAGAGCGTCTATCTGCGAAAGGTCTGCCGTTTATCTCTGTGATGACCGACCCAACCATGGGTGGGGTTTCAGCGAGTTTGGCGATGCTTGGTGACATTAATATCGGTGAGCCGAAAGCGCTGATCGGTTTTGCTGGTCGTCGCGTTATCGAGCAAACCGTGCGTGAAGATCTGCCTGAAGGCTTCCAGCGCAGTGAGTTCCTACTTGAGCACGGTGCCATTGATATGATCGTTGATCGCCGTGAAATGCGTCAGCGCGTTGGTGGTTTGATCGCCAAGCTGACCAATCACAAGTCGCCTCTCGTTGTTTCTGTGAACGATTCACCAAATGAAGCGGCATATTCTGTACCAGAAGCGAACGAAAAAGGGTAA
- the folC gene encoding bifunctional tetrahydrofolate synthase/dihydrofolate synthase: MKQNSIPQATSPMAVWLDYLANIHTSAIDLGLDRVQAVALKANLTKPAPTVITVAGTNGKGSTCALMEAILLDAGYSVGVYSSPHLIRYNERVRINGQDLADEKHCEAFDFIEQQRGDISLSLFEYGTLAALRLFQTEKVDVVLLEVGLGGRLDATNVVDHDVSVITSLALDHVDWLGDDINVIGFEKAGIYRSGKPAICGQPTPPSTVAAHADDIGAEFYQVGIQFDYQLSGEGWRWQHGAFALEDLPLPGLPLPNAATALMALGASDLELSDINIVNGLKNAKLAGRMQVLQTAPLVLLDVAHNPHSAEYLVTQLQSRYHGKTIHAVIGMLKDKDIKSTLEVLAPVTRHWYPASLTGPRAATAEELIQYLPQGTQSYTDPAHAFDQALSQAQSDEIVLVVGSFHTVGEVLEHWQQNKGN, translated from the coding sequence ATGAAACAAAACTCTATTCCACAAGCCACATCCCCTATGGCGGTGTGGCTTGATTATTTAGCCAATATACACACTTCTGCCATTGATCTTGGCCTAGACCGAGTTCAAGCTGTTGCTCTCAAAGCAAACCTCACCAAACCTGCACCCACTGTGATCACTGTTGCTGGCACGAACGGCAAGGGTTCAACCTGTGCGTTAATGGAAGCGATCTTACTCGATGCTGGATATTCCGTTGGCGTGTACAGCTCGCCACACTTAATTCGATATAACGAGCGAGTCCGCATTAACGGTCAAGATCTTGCGGATGAAAAGCACTGTGAAGCGTTTGATTTCATTGAGCAACAACGCGGTGATATCAGCTTAAGCTTGTTTGAGTATGGGACGCTGGCGGCATTACGCTTGTTCCAAACGGAAAAGGTCGATGTGGTTCTATTGGAAGTTGGCCTAGGTGGGCGATTGGACGCCACCAACGTGGTGGATCACGATGTCTCAGTGATCACTAGCTTGGCACTGGATCACGTAGATTGGCTTGGAGATGACATTAACGTTATCGGCTTTGAGAAAGCGGGCATTTATCGTAGTGGTAAGCCAGCTATTTGTGGCCAGCCAACGCCTCCGTCAACGGTTGCTGCACATGCAGACGATATCGGTGCAGAGTTTTACCAAGTCGGTATTCAGTTTGACTATCAGCTTTCGGGTGAAGGTTGGCGCTGGCAGCATGGTGCTTTCGCATTGGAAGATTTGCCTCTCCCAGGCTTGCCTTTGCCAAATGCCGCAACCGCGTTAATGGCGCTAGGTGCCTCTGATCTTGAACTGAGCGATATCAACATCGTCAACGGACTAAAAAATGCGAAGTTAGCAGGTCGAATGCAGGTGTTGCAGACAGCGCCATTAGTTCTTTTGGATGTGGCGCATAATCCTCATTCCGCGGAGTATTTAGTGACTCAGCTTCAGTCTCGCTACCATGGTAAAACCATCCATGCGGTGATTGGCATGTTGAAGGATAAAGACATCAAATCGACGCTAGAAGTTTTAGCGCCCGTTACTCGCCATTGGTACCCAGCCTCGCTGACAGGACCAAGAGCCGCGACAGCCGAAGAATTGATTCAATATTTGCCGCAAGGCACACAAAGTTATACCGATCCAGCACACGCTTTTGACCAAGCACTGTCACAAGCACAATCTGATGAGATAGTGTTAGTGGTTGGCTCTTTCCACACCGTGGGTGAAGTGTTGGAGCATTGGCAACAAAACAAAGGTAATTAA
- a CDS encoding SPOR domain-containing protein: MASKFQSRLVGTIILVAIGVIVLPDVLDGQKLHYKEEFATIPIKPELSNEVESFEILEPVEDDIKLPESPVVATVGQSSTSSQRSASTKTDKVEVKINDVPEKNNYEDSAWIIQLMALRNEENAQNMAKDLQKRGYQAHTIKENGFTRVVIGPDVSKSKLERQVVELEKITGSKGQLLKFKPLNP, from the coding sequence ATGGCAAGTAAGTTCCAAAGCCGTCTGGTGGGGACCATTATCTTGGTCGCTATCGGCGTGATAGTGCTTCCTGATGTCCTCGATGGCCAGAAGCTTCACTATAAAGAAGAGTTTGCCACCATTCCGATCAAACCGGAATTGAGCAATGAAGTGGAGAGTTTCGAAATTCTTGAGCCCGTAGAAGACGACATCAAGCTACCAGAGTCTCCTGTGGTCGCGACGGTGGGGCAGTCATCGACTTCAAGCCAACGCTCTGCTTCAACCAAAACTGACAAGGTCGAGGTGAAGATTAATGACGTGCCAGAGAAGAATAACTACGAAGATTCAGCATGGATCATTCAGTTAATGGCACTGCGTAATGAAGAGAATGCGCAGAACATGGCGAAGGATTTGCAGAAACGCGGTTATCAAGCGCATACCATCAAAGAAAATGGATTTACTCGAGTTGTAATTGGTCCTGATGTGTCAAAAAGTAAACTTGAAAGACAAGTCGTGGAATTGGAAAAAATTACTGGTTCCAAAGGTCAATTGCTCAAATTTAAACCACTAAACCCATAA